In Elaeis guineensis isolate ETL-2024a chromosome 1, EG11, whole genome shotgun sequence, a genomic segment contains:
- the LOC105039845 gene encoding probable E3 ubiquitin-protein ligase BAH1-like 1: MKFTKQYEEYMRGREKNGLKKVGLKELKKILKRCRREFRSQYQHQKKEGGEEENDKPVWFGGESSSLHQCPDHCTVCDGTFFPSLLEEMSEVVGCFNQRAQKLLELHLASGFRRFVIWLGSKVSRNHEELIQEGKDLVTYAIINSIAMRKILKKYDKIHDSKQGQTFRSNARSMHIDILRSPWLCELMAFYINLKENKPDENMLPGLFGDCSLTFENGKPMLSCGLSDSINLDIDLTCSICLETVFDPVSLTCGHIFCYMCCCSAASVTIVDGLKSADSKEKCPLCRREGVYEGAVHLDELNILLSRSCPGYWAQRLQAERVERIRQAKEHWEYQCRAFMGV, translated from the exons ATGAAGTTTACTAAGCAGTATGAGGAGTATATGAGGGGGAGGGAGAAGAATGGGCTGAAAAAGGTTGGATTGAAGGAGTTGAAGAAGATACTGAAGAGGTGCCGAAGGGAGTTCCGTTCTCAATACCAGCACCAAAAGaaggagggaggagaagaggagaatgACAAGCCAGTTTGGTTTGGGGGTGAGAGTTCTTCGCTTCATCAATGCCCCGACCATTGCACAG TATGTGATGGGACTTTCTTCCCCTCCCTTCTTGAGGAGATGTCAGAAGTTGTTGGTTGCTTTAATCAACGAGCTCAGAAATTGCTTGAGTTGCATTTGGCATCGGGGTTTCGGAGGTTTGTTATATGGCTTGGAAGCAAGGTAAGTAGGAATCATGAAGAATTGATCCAAGAGGGCAAAGATCTTGTTACCTATGCTATCATTAACTCCATCGCTatgagaaaaattttgaagaaatatgATAAG ATCCATGACTCTAAGCAAGGTcagactttcagatctaatgcTCGAAGTATGCATATCGATATCCTTCGGTCTCCATGGCTCTGCGAGCTAATGGCATTTTACATTAACTTGAAAGAAAATAAGCCTGACGAGAACATGCTGCCAGGGCTGTTTGGTGATTGCTCTCTCACATTTGAAAATGGCAAACCAATGCTTTCTTGTGGCCTTTCCGATTCAATAAATCTTGACATTGACCTGACCTGTTCTATATGCTTG GAAACCGTGTTTGATCCTGTTTCTCTTACATGTGGCCATATCTTCTGCTATATGTGTTGCTGCTCTGCTGCATCCGTTACCATAGTCGATGGGCTAAAGAGTGCAGATTCAAAAGAAAAATGCCCATTGTGTCGGAGG GAAGGAGTATATGAGGGCGCTGTGCACTTGGACGAGCTGAACATTTTGTTAAGTCGTAG CTGCCCCGGCTACTGGGCGCAGAGGCTTCAAGCTGAAAGAGTGGAGCGGATTCGGCAGGCCAAGGAGCATTGGGAGTACCAGTGCCGGGCATTCATGGGAGTCTGA
- the LOC105039847 gene encoding translationally-controlled tumor protein homolog, whose translation MLVYQDLLTGDELLSDSFPYKEIENGMLWEVEGKWVVQGAVNVDIGANPSAEGGEEDEGVDDQTQKVVDIVDTFRLQEQPAFDKKQFVTFMKRYIKQLTPKLDAEKQELFKKHIEGATKYLLSKLSDLQFFVGESMHDDGSMVFAYYKEGATDPTFLYLAYGLKEVKC comes from the exons ATGCTAGTCTACCAGGATCTGCTCACAG GTGATGAGCTCCTTTCAGACTCATTCCCCTACAAGGAAATTGAAAATGGAATGCTGTGGGAAGTTGAGGGGAAG TGGGTTGTTCAAGGAGCTGTAAATGTAGATATTGGTGCAAACCCTTCTGCTGAAGGTGGTGAAGAAGATGAAGGGGTTGATGATCAGACTCAGAAGGTGGTTGATATCGTTGACACCTTCCGCCTTCAG GAACAACCTGCCTTTGACAAGAAGCAATTTGTGACCTTTATGAAGCGTTATATCAAGCAGTTGACACCCAAGCTGGATGCCGAGAAGCAAGAGCTCTTCAAGAAGCATATTGAGGGAGCTACCAAGTATTTACTCTCAAAGCTCAGTGACCTACAATT TTTCGTGGGCGAGAGCATGCATGATGATGGCAGCATGGTCTTTGCATACTACAAGGAGGGTGCCACTGATCCAACATTTCTGTACTTGGCTTATGGATTGAAGGAGGTCAAGTGCTAA
- the LOC105039846 gene encoding auxilin-related protein 2 isoform X2 — MDEFPGLLARDFGFRPQGKNAPMAASKAASVGGVNLGTGSTRSSAASTSWNKSRSGWNSTGDSLFGDHGVGISDNRSPPAYDDVFGGPPSYSNSTSHGRSGSATSPPLDSIFEGFKDSGAKPATSSSLPVYDKPVYDDDIFDGVPGMKNSSVKYDDVFTSMSAGSNHVSSPPYDDLLENLGKAMPESKGANDKRSGEQKDQDLSGFEELIPGFGGSSPPHKREIPETNQQKAKPTASTSEDPFAVFETTSTSANSSSGLFNDPLEHISRTTNSRSTKTGASSARGAIFDDANVFDGFSNSMPSYTSEMNDNQDENPQNNVQGTSPRHRFGKEPPQRSSMDAFENITPKMQPTKSDTHERNAMADQSPKSDDHLERTSDRWLTVNEIPLSTLPTTAPPPSRPPPPLVIKQAPFGANTKRRENEPFSQSRQSYPYPKDSGKKSSVSPIDELEDFAMGKPQTYAHDHEEVFTNEGESDTNSAAAASAAAMKEAMNRAEAKIKHAREVRGRERAQQEKDEKAKSDSQEIEDKEKQERHDCEREQKEREEKEQKRLERERELALERERERARQAVERATREARERAAAEARAKAERAAYEKAAAEARQRAERAAVQRAAAEARERAAAEARQRAERTAAEAREKAAAAKERASAEAREKAAAERAAVERAAAEARMRAERAAVDRAHAEARERAAAAAREKQNKTENDLESFFSMGARANSAPKQRATSSETMFDTQAQGKGSSNAPWRTSSGSSSTMKKASSTTNITDDLSSIFGAPSSSGEFQEIEGESEERRKARFERHQRTLERAAKALAEKNERDLQTQREQAERHRIAETLDVEIKRWSAGKEGNLRALLSTLQYVLWPECGWQPVSLTDLITAAAVKKVYRKATLCIHPDKVQQKGANLQQKYIAEKVFDLLKEAWNKFNSEELF; from the exons ATGGATGAGTTCCCTGGCCTCCTGGCCCGGGACTTCGGCTTCCGGCCCCAGGGCAAGAACGCCCCCATGGCCGCCTCCAAGGCCGCCTCCGTTGGAGGTGTCAATCTTGGGACCGGATCCACTCGATCCTCCGCTGCCTCCACCTCCTGGAACAAGTCAAGATCCGGCTGGAATTCCACCGGCGATTCCCTCTTCGGGGATCACGGCGTCGGAATCTCCGACAACCGGAGCCCTCCGGCCTACGACGACGTCTTCGGCGGTCCCCCCAGTTACTCGAACTCCACCTCCCATGGCCGCTCGGGCTCCGCTACCTCCCCTCCTTTGGACTCCATTTTCGAGGGTTTCAAGGATTCCGGGGCGAAGCCGGCGACGTCGTCGTCATTGCCGGTGTATGATAAGCCCGTCTATGATGATGATATTTTTGATGGGGTTCCGGGCATGAAGAACTCGTCGGTCAAGTATGATGATGTCTTCACCTCGATGTCTGCCGGATCCAATCACGTATCCTCACCTCCGTATGATGATCTTCTTGAGAATCTTGGGAAGGCAATGCCGGAGTCAAAGGGTGCGAATGATAAGAGATCTGGGGAGCAGAAAGATCAGGACTTGTCTGGATTTGAGGAGCTTATACCTGGATTCGGTGGAAGCAGTCCTCCGCATAAAAG GGAGATTCCAGAGACTAATCAACAAAAAGCTAAACCAACTGCCAGTACTTCAGAAGATCCTTTTGCTGTTTTTGAAACAACATCAACCTCAGCAAATTCATCCTCTGGGTTGTTCAATGACCCTTTGGAACATATTAGTAGGACTACCAATTCTAGAAGCACAAAAACTGGAGCTTCTTCTGCTAGAGGAGCAATTTTTGATGATGCTAATGTGTTTGATGGCTTCTCAAATTCAATGCCTTCATATACAAGTGAGATGAACGACAACCAGGATGAGAACCCCCAAAATAATGTCCAGGGTACGAGCCCTAGGCATCGTTTTGGAAAAGAGCCACCTCAACGATCTTCAATGGATGCTTTTGAAAATATCACTCCTAAAATGCAACCAACTAAATCAGATACACATGAAAGAAATGCCATGGCAGACCAATCTCCAAAATCTGATGACCATTTGGAAAGAACAAGTGATCGATGGCTTACAGTTAATGAAATTCCTCTCTCTACACTACCTACAACTGCTCCTCCACCTTCGAGACCTCCTCCTCCACTTGTCATCAAACAAGCACCCTTTGGAGCAAATACCAAAAGAAGGGAAAATGAACCTTTTTCACAGTCTCGTCAAAGCTATCCTTATCCTAAAGATTCAGGAAAGAAATCTAGTGTATCCCCAATAGATGAATTAGAAGATTTTGCCATGGGAAAGCCTCAAACGTATGCTCATGATCATGAAGAAGTATTCACCAATGAAGGAGAAAGTGACACGAATTCAGCTGCAGCAGCATCTGCAGCTGCTATGAAGGAGGCTATGAATAGAGCTGAGGCAAAGATTAAACATGCTAGGGAGGTAAGGGGGAGAGAACGAGCACagcaagaaaaagatgaaaaagctAAGTCAGATTCCCAGGAAATAGAAGATAAAGAAAAACAAGAAAGACATGATTGTGAAAGGGAACAGAAGGAAAGGGAGGAGAAGGAGCAAAAGAGACTTGAAAGGGAGAGAGAACTAGCACTTGAGAGGGAAAGGGAAAGAGCAAGGCAAGCTGTGGAAAGGGCTACAAGAGAAGCACGGGAAAGGGCAGCTGCTGAAGCCCGTGCAAAAGCTGAGAGGGCCGCTTATGAGAAGGCAGCAGCTGAAGCCCGTCAGCGTGCTGAGAGAGCTGCAGTACAGAGGGCAGCGGCTGAAGCACGTGAAAGAGCTGCAGCAGAGGCAAGGCAGAGAGCTGAGAGGACTGCTGCTGAAGCCAGGGAAAAGGCTGCTGCAGCAAAGGAGAGGGCTTCTGCAGAAGCTAGAGAGAAGGCTGCAGCTGAAAGGGCTGCTGTGGAGAGAGCTGCAGCAGAAGCACGGATGAGAGCTGAAAGAGCAGCAGTAGATAGAGCTCATGCTGAAGCTCGTGAAAGGGCTGCTGCTGCTGCCAGAGAAAAACAGAACAAGACCGAAAATGATCTTGAGTCATTCTTTAGTATGGGTGCTCGAGCAAATAGTGCACCAAAACAAAGGGCTACTTCCTCG GAGACCATGTTTGACACTCAAGCTCAAGGCAAGGGCAGTTCTAATGCACCCTGGAGGACATCTTCTGGTTCCTCATCCACCATGAAAAAGGCATCATCTACAACAAATATTACGGATGACTTGAGTTCCATTTTTGGAG CCCCTTCATCAtctggagaatttcaagaaattgAGGGAGAGagtgaagaaagaagaaaagctaGATTTGAAAGACATCAAAGAACACTTGAGCGTGCG GCAAAAGCTCTGGCTGAGAAGAATGAGCGTGATTTGCAAACTCAGAGGGAGCAGGCAGAGAGACAT AGGATCGCTGAAACACTGGATGTTGAGATAAAACGGTGGTCTGCAGGGAAAGAGGGCAATTTACGTGCCTTGCTATCGACATTGCAATAT GTGCTTTGGCCTGAATGTGGCTGGCAGCCTGTATCTCTGACTGATTTAATTACTGCTGCTGCGGTGAAAAAGGTTTATCGGAAAGCAACCTTATGCATCCATCCTGATAAGGTGCAGCAAAAGGGTGCAAACCTTCAACAAAAGTATATCGCCGAGAAGGTTTTTGATCTCCTAAAG GAAGCTTGGAACAAATTCAACTCTGAAGAGCTCTTTTAA
- the LOC105039846 gene encoding auxilin-related protein 2 isoform X1, with protein MDEFPGLLARDFGFRPQGKNAPMAASKAASVGGVNLGTGSTRSSAASTSWNKSRSGWNSTGDSLFGDHGVGISDNRSPPAYDDVFGGPPSYSNSTSHGRSGSATSPPLDSIFEGFKDSGAKPATSSSLPVYDKPVYDDDIFDGVPGMKNSSVKYDDVFTSMSAGSNHVSSPPYDDLLENLGKAMPESKGANDKRSGEQKDQDLSGFEELIPGFGGSSPPHKREIPETNQQKAKPTASTSEDPFAVFETTSTSANSSSGLFNDPLEHISRTTNSRSTKTGASSARGAIFDDANVFDGFSNSMPSYTSEMNDNQDENPQNNVQGTSPRHRFGKEPPQRSSMDAFENITPKMQPTKSDTHERNAMADQSPKSDDHLERTSDRWLTVNEIPLSTLPTTAPPPSRPPPPLVIKQAPFGANTKRRENEPFSQSRQSYPYPKDSGKKSSVSPIDELEDFAMGKPQTYAHDHEEVFTNEGESDTNSAAAASAAAMKEAMNRAEAKIKHAREVRGRERAQQEKDEKAKSDSQEIEDKEKQERHDCEREQKEREEKEQKRLERERELALERERERARQAVERATREARERAAAEARAKAERAAYEKAAAEARQRAERAAVQRAAAEARERAAAEARQRAERTAAEAREKAAAAKERASAEAREKAAAERAAVERAAAEARMRAERAAVDRAHAEARERAAAAAREKQNKTENDLESFFSMGARANSAPKQRATSSETMFDTQAQGKGSSNAPWRTSSGSSSTMKKASSTTNITDDLSSIFGAPSSSGEFQEIEGESEERRKARFERHQRTLERAAKALAEKNERDLQTQREQAERHRIAETLDVEIKRWSAGKEGNLRALLSTLQYEAWNKFNSEELF; from the exons ATGGATGAGTTCCCTGGCCTCCTGGCCCGGGACTTCGGCTTCCGGCCCCAGGGCAAGAACGCCCCCATGGCCGCCTCCAAGGCCGCCTCCGTTGGAGGTGTCAATCTTGGGACCGGATCCACTCGATCCTCCGCTGCCTCCACCTCCTGGAACAAGTCAAGATCCGGCTGGAATTCCACCGGCGATTCCCTCTTCGGGGATCACGGCGTCGGAATCTCCGACAACCGGAGCCCTCCGGCCTACGACGACGTCTTCGGCGGTCCCCCCAGTTACTCGAACTCCACCTCCCATGGCCGCTCGGGCTCCGCTACCTCCCCTCCTTTGGACTCCATTTTCGAGGGTTTCAAGGATTCCGGGGCGAAGCCGGCGACGTCGTCGTCATTGCCGGTGTATGATAAGCCCGTCTATGATGATGATATTTTTGATGGGGTTCCGGGCATGAAGAACTCGTCGGTCAAGTATGATGATGTCTTCACCTCGATGTCTGCCGGATCCAATCACGTATCCTCACCTCCGTATGATGATCTTCTTGAGAATCTTGGGAAGGCAATGCCGGAGTCAAAGGGTGCGAATGATAAGAGATCTGGGGAGCAGAAAGATCAGGACTTGTCTGGATTTGAGGAGCTTATACCTGGATTCGGTGGAAGCAGTCCTCCGCATAAAAG GGAGATTCCAGAGACTAATCAACAAAAAGCTAAACCAACTGCCAGTACTTCAGAAGATCCTTTTGCTGTTTTTGAAACAACATCAACCTCAGCAAATTCATCCTCTGGGTTGTTCAATGACCCTTTGGAACATATTAGTAGGACTACCAATTCTAGAAGCACAAAAACTGGAGCTTCTTCTGCTAGAGGAGCAATTTTTGATGATGCTAATGTGTTTGATGGCTTCTCAAATTCAATGCCTTCATATACAAGTGAGATGAACGACAACCAGGATGAGAACCCCCAAAATAATGTCCAGGGTACGAGCCCTAGGCATCGTTTTGGAAAAGAGCCACCTCAACGATCTTCAATGGATGCTTTTGAAAATATCACTCCTAAAATGCAACCAACTAAATCAGATACACATGAAAGAAATGCCATGGCAGACCAATCTCCAAAATCTGATGACCATTTGGAAAGAACAAGTGATCGATGGCTTACAGTTAATGAAATTCCTCTCTCTACACTACCTACAACTGCTCCTCCACCTTCGAGACCTCCTCCTCCACTTGTCATCAAACAAGCACCCTTTGGAGCAAATACCAAAAGAAGGGAAAATGAACCTTTTTCACAGTCTCGTCAAAGCTATCCTTATCCTAAAGATTCAGGAAAGAAATCTAGTGTATCCCCAATAGATGAATTAGAAGATTTTGCCATGGGAAAGCCTCAAACGTATGCTCATGATCATGAAGAAGTATTCACCAATGAAGGAGAAAGTGACACGAATTCAGCTGCAGCAGCATCTGCAGCTGCTATGAAGGAGGCTATGAATAGAGCTGAGGCAAAGATTAAACATGCTAGGGAGGTAAGGGGGAGAGAACGAGCACagcaagaaaaagatgaaaaagctAAGTCAGATTCCCAGGAAATAGAAGATAAAGAAAAACAAGAAAGACATGATTGTGAAAGGGAACAGAAGGAAAGGGAGGAGAAGGAGCAAAAGAGACTTGAAAGGGAGAGAGAACTAGCACTTGAGAGGGAAAGGGAAAGAGCAAGGCAAGCTGTGGAAAGGGCTACAAGAGAAGCACGGGAAAGGGCAGCTGCTGAAGCCCGTGCAAAAGCTGAGAGGGCCGCTTATGAGAAGGCAGCAGCTGAAGCCCGTCAGCGTGCTGAGAGAGCTGCAGTACAGAGGGCAGCGGCTGAAGCACGTGAAAGAGCTGCAGCAGAGGCAAGGCAGAGAGCTGAGAGGACTGCTGCTGAAGCCAGGGAAAAGGCTGCTGCAGCAAAGGAGAGGGCTTCTGCAGAAGCTAGAGAGAAGGCTGCAGCTGAAAGGGCTGCTGTGGAGAGAGCTGCAGCAGAAGCACGGATGAGAGCTGAAAGAGCAGCAGTAGATAGAGCTCATGCTGAAGCTCGTGAAAGGGCTGCTGCTGCTGCCAGAGAAAAACAGAACAAGACCGAAAATGATCTTGAGTCATTCTTTAGTATGGGTGCTCGAGCAAATAGTGCACCAAAACAAAGGGCTACTTCCTCG GAGACCATGTTTGACACTCAAGCTCAAGGCAAGGGCAGTTCTAATGCACCCTGGAGGACATCTTCTGGTTCCTCATCCACCATGAAAAAGGCATCATCTACAACAAATATTACGGATGACTTGAGTTCCATTTTTGGAG CCCCTTCATCAtctggagaatttcaagaaattgAGGGAGAGagtgaagaaagaagaaaagctaGATTTGAAAGACATCAAAGAACACTTGAGCGTGCG GCAAAAGCTCTGGCTGAGAAGAATGAGCGTGATTTGCAAACTCAGAGGGAGCAGGCAGAGAGACAT AGGATCGCTGAAACACTGGATGTTGAGATAAAACGGTGGTCTGCAGGGAAAGAGGGCAATTTACGTGCCTTGCTATCGACATTGCAATAT GAAGCTTGGAACAAATTCAACTCTGAAGAGCTCTTTTAA